One Flavobacterium cerinum genomic window, ATACCAACCAACCGGAAACGATTGAAAATTATATTCAACCCAATACCAAAATACTTTTTGCCGAATCACCAACCAATCCCGCAGTCGATATTCTGGATCTGGAATACCTGGGAAAAATTGCTAAAAAACACAACCTGATTCTAATTGTCGACAATTGTTTTGCGACACCCTATATCCAGAATCCTATTGCTTTCGGTGCGGATTTGGTGGTTCATTCGGCAACCAAGTTAATTGACGGACAGGGAAGAGTATTAGGCGGTGTTACCGTTGGAAAGGAAGATTTAATACGGGAAATTTATCTCTTTGCCCGAAATACCGGACCGGCGTTGTCTCCGTTTAATGCCTGGATCTTATCGAAAAGTCTGGAAACATTACCTGTTCGGGTAGAAAAACATTGTGAAAATGCAGAAAAAATAGCCCGTTTTTTAGAAGAACATCCGAAAGTACAAACGGTTAAATATCCGTTTCTGAAATCACATCCGCAGTATGAAGTTGCAAAAAAACAAATGCGTTTGGGCGGAAATATCGTTGCTTTTGAAATTAAAGGCGGTATAACAGCCGGTCGCCAATTTCTGGATAAAATCCGTTTGTGTTCGTTATCGGCAAATTTAGGAGATACCCGTACTATCGTAACACATCCGGCTTCCACAACACATAGTAAACTAACCGAACAGGAACGTTTAGCAGTAAGTATAACCGATGGATTGGTTCGGATTTCGGCCGGATTGGAAAGCGTAAATGATATTATCGCCGACCTCGAACAAGCACTGTCGTAAACGAAATCAGAACAGAAATTTGGTTCGTATAAAACAATTGCGTTATTTTGCAGTGTTCTTATACAGACTGAAATGTTATCACGAAAGGCAGAGGGAATAGACCCGTTGAAGCCTTAGCAACCCTTTACACTTTAAAGAAGGTGCTACATTCTACCCGAAACGACTAAGTTTAGTTTTTTCAGGATAGATAACAAAGAATACTTTTTCGGGTATTCACACTCCCTTTTACAGATAACATTTTACAGAATTTTCAGAACGACAAATTGCTAAAGCAGTATGTTGAATTAGTTGTTATCATTTAAAATAACTTTTCATATTGACTTTGGCGGAAACTAAAAAAACTAAAAGATGTCAAAGATTAAGGAAGCCCTGAGCAACAGAATATTGATTCTTGACGGAGCAATGGGAACCATGTTACAACGGTACAATTTCTCTGAGGAAGATTTCAGAAGTGAACGCTTTAAAGATTTTCCGCATCCGCTAAAAGGGAATAACGACTTGTTGTCGATTACACAACCGCAAGCTATCCGTGAAATTCATGCACAGTATTTTGAAGCCGGTGCTGATATCGTGGAAACAAATACCTTTTCCGGTACTACAATCGGTATGGCCGATTATCATCTGGAAGATCTGGTATACGAGCTCAATTACGAATCGGCTAAAATCGCAAGAGAAGTTGCCGATGAATTTACCGCACAAAACCCGGAAAAACCAAGATTTGTAGCCGGTTCAATCGGACCTACAAATCGTACGGCAAGTATGTCGCCCGATGTAAATGATCCCGGATTTCGGGCAGTAACGTTCGATGATTTACGGATTGCCTATAAACAACAGGTGGAAGCATTGATAGACGGAGGAAGTGATATTCTGTTGGTCGAAACAATTTTCGATACACTTAATGCAAAAGCCGCTTTATTCGCCATTGATGAGGTAAAGGAAGAACGCAATCTGGATATTCCGGTGATGGTAAGCGGTACAATAACCGATGCTTCGGGAAGAACATTGTCGGGACAAACCGTTGAAGCTTTTCTGATATCAATTTCTCATATTCCGTTATTAAGCGTCGGGTTTAATTGCGCATTGGGAGCTGATCAGTTAAAACCGTATTTAAAGCGATTGGCTCATAATACTTCTTTTAATATATCAGCGCATCCGAATGCCGGTTTACCGAATGCTTTCGGACAATACGATCAGACACCCGAAGAAATGCAACTACTGATCAAAGAATACCTTGACGACAACCTGATAAATATTATAGGCGGATGTTGCGGAACAACTCCGGAGCATATACGTTTGATTGCCGAAGTGGCAAAAGAATACCAACCCAGAATTTTAGAATAGAAAGGAAAATGGCTGAAGCAGACTGTAAAAAATACTTGCGACTATCAGGATTAGAACCGTTGATAATA contains:
- a CDS encoding trans-sulfuration enzyme family protein, which translates into the protein MSNLEYGFETQAIRTQAERSQYLEHSVPLYLTSSFIFEDAEDMRASFAEEKDRNIYSRFTNPNTSEFVDKMCKMEGAESGYAFATGMAAVYATFAALLNSGDHIVSASSVFGSTHTLFTKYFPKWNITTSYFNTNQPETIENYIQPNTKILFAESPTNPAVDILDLEYLGKIAKKHNLILIVDNCFATPYIQNPIAFGADLVVHSATKLIDGQGRVLGGVTVGKEDLIREIYLFARNTGPALSPFNAWILSKSLETLPVRVEKHCENAEKIARFLEEHPKVQTVKYPFLKSHPQYEVAKKQMRLGGNIVAFEIKGGITAGRQFLDKIRLCSLSANLGDTRTIVTHPASTTHSKLTEQERLAVSITDGLVRISAGLESVNDIIADLEQALS
- a CDS encoding homocysteine S-methyltransferase family protein is translated as MSKIKEALSNRILILDGAMGTMLQRYNFSEEDFRSERFKDFPHPLKGNNDLLSITQPQAIREIHAQYFEAGADIVETNTFSGTTIGMADYHLEDLVYELNYESAKIAREVADEFTAQNPEKPRFVAGSIGPTNRTASMSPDVNDPGFRAVTFDDLRIAYKQQVEALIDGGSDILLVETIFDTLNAKAALFAIDEVKEERNLDIPVMVSGTITDASGRTLSGQTVEAFLISISHIPLLSVGFNCALGADQLKPYLKRLAHNTSFNISAHPNAGLPNAFGQYDQTPEEMQLLIKEYLDDNLINIIGGCCGTTPEHIRLIAEVAKEYQPRILE